One genomic region from Branchiostoma lanceolatum isolate klBraLanc5 chromosome 7, klBraLanc5.hap2, whole genome shotgun sequence encodes:
- the LOC136438473 gene encoding uncharacterized protein isoform X1 — MFSGYAETKRQDLGQGDGGKESSSVRLERPAVRCQFPEPAGVETDPTGSHATVPVNDEPTGWTDDRRVSVATLREAAEKIVAHQGGGDVKGTAGHIHGRIVRRAARLCRRVKRAASEKETAGSSKVSSGQKRKVDEVEDDSRPQPKRKAPESPPHRPYCDPRLSRVAPIYPDVVAGEGVLVNHIADDPCPWESTNDVELSACHRGFTPGDISLNCRDYRQYQDFQTRRVLSLVASKLSMWLDNQQPERV; from the exons ATGTTTTCTGGATACGCGGAGACGAAGAGGCAAGACTTGGGCCAGGGCGATGGCGGAAAGGAAAGCTCATCTGTCCGCCTGGAGCGTCCTGCCGTCCGGTGCCAGTTTCCTGAACCAGCCGGTGTGGAAACGGATCCCACCGGGAGTCATG CGACCGTCCCAGTGAACGATGAGCCTACTGGATGGACGGATGATCGCCGTGTCTCTGTGGCGACGCTCCGAGAGGCAGCAGAGAAGATTGTTGCACATCAGGGGGGTGGCGACGTGAAGGGCACGGCCGGCCACATCCACGGCCGGATTGTCCGTCGAGCCGCTCGCCTTTGCCGCAGAGTCAAACGGGCTGCTTCTGAGAAGGAGACTGCTGGTTCCTCTAAG GTCTCTTCAGGTCAGAAGAGGAAAGTTGACGAGGTCGAAGACGACTCCCGGCCACAGCCGAAGAGGAAGGCACCAGAGAGTCCACCGCACCGCCCGTACTGCGATCCCCGCCTTTctagggtggcgcccatctaCCCAGACGTGGTGGCAGGTGAGGGTGTCCTGGTGAACCACATCGCCGACGATCCCTGTCCGTGGGAGTCGACCAACGACGTGGAGCTGTCGGCCTGCCATCGGGGCTTCACCCCCGGCGACATCTCCTTGAACTGCAGGGACTACCGCCAGTACCAGGACTTTCAGACCAGGAGGGTGCTCTCTCTGGTAGCGAGTAAACTATCGATGTGGCTGGACAACCAGCAGCCGGAAAGGGTGTAG
- the LOC136438473 gene encoding uncharacterized protein isoform X2 has protein sequence MAERKAHLSAWSVLPSGASFLNQPVWKRIPPGVMVSHVWHSKSLTFGHRATVPVNDEPTGWTDDRRVSVATLREAAEKIVAHQGGGDVKGTAGHIHGRIVRRAARLCRRVKRAASEKETAGSSKVSSGQKRKVDEVEDDSRPQPKRKAPESPPHRPYCDPRLSRVAPIYPDVVAGEGVLVNHIADDPCPWESTNDVELSACHRGFTPGDISLNCRDYRQYQDFQTRRVLSLVASKLSMWLDNQQPERV, from the exons ATGGCGGAAAGGAAAGCTCATCTGTCCGCCTGGAGCGTCCTGCCGTCCGGTGCCAGTTTCCTGAACCAGCCGGTGTGGAAACGGATCCCACCGGGAGTCATGGTTAGTCACGTGTGGCATTCAAAGTCACTAACATTCGGACACAGAG CGACCGTCCCAGTGAACGATGAGCCTACTGGATGGACGGATGATCGCCGTGTCTCTGTGGCGACGCTCCGAGAGGCAGCAGAGAAGATTGTTGCACATCAGGGGGGTGGCGACGTGAAGGGCACGGCCGGCCACATCCACGGCCGGATTGTCCGTCGAGCCGCTCGCCTTTGCCGCAGAGTCAAACGGGCTGCTTCTGAGAAGGAGACTGCTGGTTCCTCTAAG GTCTCTTCAGGTCAGAAGAGGAAAGTTGACGAGGTCGAAGACGACTCCCGGCCACAGCCGAAGAGGAAGGCACCAGAGAGTCCACCGCACCGCCCGTACTGCGATCCCCGCCTTTctagggtggcgcccatctaCCCAGACGTGGTGGCAGGTGAGGGTGTCCTGGTGAACCACATCGCCGACGATCCCTGTCCGTGGGAGTCGACCAACGACGTGGAGCTGTCGGCCTGCCATCGGGGCTTCACCCCCGGCGACATCTCCTTGAACTGCAGGGACTACCGCCAGTACCAGGACTTTCAGACCAGGAGGGTGCTCTCTCTGGTAGCGAGTAAACTATCGATGTGGCTGGACAACCAGCAGCCGGAAAGGGTGTAG